Proteins encoded in a region of the Nicotiana tomentosiformis chromosome 9, ASM39032v3, whole genome shotgun sequence genome:
- the LOC138898432 gene encoding uncharacterized protein: MEVKEKQYNDPVLMQLREGIHKHKTTTFSLGMDDGTLSYQGRLCVSNVDGLQERIVAEAHTSRYSVHPGSTKMYHDLKEVYWWNDMKRGVADFVAKCSNCQQVKA; the protein is encoded by the coding sequence atggaggtcaaggagaagcaatacaatgatccagtgtTGATGCAGCTGAgagaagggattcataaacataagactacgactttttctcttggcatggatgacggtacattatcgtaccaagggcgactatgtgtttcAAACGTAGATGGTCTTCAGGAAAGAATCGtggcagaagctcatacttcaagatattccgtgcacccaggttctacgaaaatgtatcatgacctcaaggaagtttattggtggaatgacatgaagaggggtgtggcggactttgtggcaaaatgttcaaactgtcaacaggtgaaggCCTAG